A DNA window from Vicugna pacos chromosome 36, VicPac4, whole genome shotgun sequence contains the following coding sequences:
- the FIGNL1 gene encoding fidgetin-like protein 1, whose amino-acid sequence MQAPSSRSVHLGEWQKNYFAVASGACTAGQKADAYRAQILRVQYARAASELSPACAARLFKKYAEKYSSVMDSDNAETGLNNYAEDILAQARSQQSDSDKWKSGLSVSHVFRMQKVQEMMQAGRRLRDSELAPSDASAVIHRAATVSDVAQFGVCGGSGDSDPRTDSARGTARTQDIPESSASLKGPQSVQPPPVTDIPKMCPAVSVPFGESVTAKSYTKPLFASVRKEDDSSPKGAGGLNVFCSNQSRFPPACEGPREGTNAPYGSGTTDARSAPTLRKAFGQTEDDSPREESGLPAFRTAREQLWVEQQRQQRAAQRAPGCSHGGVKKSLGAGRSRGIFGKFVPPVPKQDGGEQSGGVPGRPRGSGRVEPAHPVDERLKNLEPKMIELIMSEVMDQGPPVSWDDIAGVEFAKATIKEVVVWPMVRPDIFTGLRGPPKGILLFGPPGTGKTLIGKCIASQSGATFFCISASSLTSKWVGEGEKMVRALFAVARSQQPAVIFIDEIDSLLSQRGDGEHESSRRIKTEFLVQLDGAATSAEDRILVVGATNRPQEIDEAARRRLAKRLYIPLPEAPAREQIVTSLMSRERCQLSTEEVRRVVQRSQGFSGADMTQLCREASLGPIRSLQAADIATVTPDQVRPIAYSDFENAFRTVRPSVSPKDLELYEDWNRTFGCGQ is encoded by the coding sequence ATGCAGGCCCCCAGCTCCAGGTCTGTACACCTGGGCGAGTGGCAGAAGAATTACTTTGCAGTTGCGTCTGGCGCGTGCACGGCAGGGCAGAAGGCGGACGCCTACCGGGCACAAATACTGCGCGTCCAGTACGCGCGGGCCGCCTCGGAGCTCTCCCCGGCCTGTGCTGCCCGCCTGTTCAAAAAGTATGCGGAGAAATACTCCAGCGTTATGGATTCTGACAATGCTGAGACCGGCTTGAACAACTACGCAGAAGACATTTTAGCTCAAGCGAGATCTCAGCAAAGTGACAGTGACAAGTGGAAGTCTGGGTTGTCGGTAAGTCACGTGTTCAGGATGCAGAAGGTGCAGGAGATGATGCAGGCGGGCAGACGGCTCCGAGACTCTGAGCTGGCACCTTCTGATGCGTCCGCGGTAATCCACAGAGCGGCCACCGTGTCCGACGTGGCTCAGTTTGGTGTTTGTGGTGGTTCTGGGGACAGTGACCCGCGGACTGACTCAGCCCGTGGGACAGCTAGGACCCAGGACATCCCCGAGAGCAGTGCTTCTCTGAAGGGCCCCCAGAGTGTCCAGCCACCGCCGGTCACTGACATCCCTAAGATGTGTCCTGCGGTCTCAGTGCCTTTTGGCGAATCAGTCACTGCAAAATCTTACACCAAACCATTGTTCGCAAGTGTCCGAAAGGAAGATGACTCCTCTCCAAAAGGCGCCGGAGGACTAAACGTGTTCTGCTCGAATCAGTCCCGCTTCCCTCCTGCCTGTGAAGGTCCACGGGAGGGGACCAACGCGCCTTATGGTTCTGGCACCACCGATGCACGTTCCGCCCCCACACTGAGGAAGGCTTTCGGTCAAACAGAGGACGACAGCCCGAGAGAGGAGAGCGGCCTGCCTGCTTTTAGAACTGCGAGAGAACAGCTGTGGgtggagcagcagaggcagcaGCGCGCGGCCCAGCGCGCGCCAGGCTGCTCGCACGGCGGGGTCAAAAAGTCCCTGGGCGCCGGTCGGTCCCGGGGCATCTTTGGGAAGTTCGTCCCGCCAGTACCTAAGCAGGACGGGGGCGAGCAGAGCGGCGGGGTGCCGGGCCGGCCTCGGGGCTCAGGGCGCGTGGAACCAGCGCATCCCGTGGACGAACGTCTCAAGAACCTGGAGCCCAAGATGATCGAGCTCATCATGAGCGAGGTCATGGACCAGGGCCCTCCCGTGAGCTGGGACGACATCGCGGGCGTGGAGTTCGCCAAAGCCACGATCAAGGAGGTGGTCGTGTGGCCCATGGTGCGGCCAGACATCTTCACCGGCCTTCGGGGCCCCCCTAAGGGAATTCTGCTCTTCGGGCCCCCCGGGACGGGTAAGACTCTCATCGGCAAGTGCATCGCGAGTCAGTCTGGGGCCACGTTCTTCTGCATCTCCGCCTCCTCCTTGACGTccaagtgggtgggggagggggagaagatgGTCCGGGCGCTGTTCGCCGTCGCCAGGAGCCAGCAGCCCGCGGTCATATTTATCGACGAAATTGACTCCCTGCTGTCCCAGCGGGGCGACGGCGAGCATGAGTCTTCCCGGAGGATCAAGACCGAGTTTCTCGTTCAGCTGGACGGGGCGGCCACGTCCGCCGAAGACCGCATCCTGGTGGTGGGGGCCACCAACCGGCCGCAGGAGATCGACGAGGCCGCGCGGAGGAGGCTGGCGAAGCGGCTGTACATCCCGCTCCCGGAGGCCCCGGCCAGGGAGCAGATCGTGACCAGCCTGATGTCCCGGGAGCGGTGCCAGCTCAGCACGGAGGAGGTCCGGCGGGTCGTGCAGCGGTCCCAGGGCTTCTCGGGCGCCGACATGACCCAGCTGTGCCGAGAGGCGTCCCTCGGGCCCATTCGCAGCCTGCAGGCCGCCGACATTGCCACGGTGACCCCGGACCAGGTTCGGCCGATTGCTTACAGCGACTTTGAGAACGCTTTTAGGACCGTGCGGCCGAGCGTGTCGCCGAAGGACCTGGAGCTTTATGAGGACTGGAACCGAACTTTTGGTTGTGGGCAATAA